In Comamonadaceae bacterium OTU4NAUVB1, one DNA window encodes the following:
- the kdpA gene encoding potassium-transporting ATPase subunit KdpA, which translates to MDATAWGLTTALLALLVVLGWPLGRFVAALCEGRLPRWTARVEAPLYRLAGVVPGRPMHWRDYAFSLLAFNALGVAAVYALQRGQALLPLNPAGLGPVSADSAFDTAVSFVSNTNWQGYAGEATMSHLTQMLGLAVQNFLSAATGIAVAFALARGFAARGAGKGTGTEAGGGDAAPRGAIGNFWVDVTRITLWLLLPLAFVFALFLAGQGVVQNFDAPRAATPLAATATATGTFATQAIAMGPVASQEAIKVLGTNGGGFFNANSAHPFENPTALTNFAQMLAMFLIPTALCFAFGRVVGDRRQGWALLAAMTVLFVAAVAVIVPAEQAGNPLLTPLGVDQAAGALQAGGNMEGKETRFGIAGTALFATVTTAASVGAVNGMHDAFTPLGGMVPMVLMQLGEVVFGGVGSGLYGMLVFAILAVFIAGLMIGRTPEYLGKKIEVHEMKLTSVAILVTPMLVLAGTALAVSLGAGRAGIANPGPHGFSEILYALTSAANNNGSAFAGLSANTPFYNALLAVAMWLGRFGMIVPVLAIAGALAAKPRLPATAGTMPTHGPLFVALLVGTVVLVGLLNYVPALALGPVVEQLMASRH; encoded by the coding sequence ATGGACGCCACCGCCTGGGGCCTGACGACGGCGCTGCTCGCCCTGCTGGTCGTGCTGGGCTGGCCGCTCGGGCGCTTCGTCGCGGCGCTGTGCGAGGGCCGGCTGCCGCGCTGGACGGCGCGCGTGGAGGCGCCGCTCTACCGGCTGGCCGGGGTCGTGCCCGGACGCCCGATGCACTGGCGCGACTACGCCTTCTCGCTGCTGGCCTTCAACGCGCTGGGCGTGGCGGCCGTGTACGCCCTGCAGCGCGGCCAGGCGCTGCTGCCGCTCAATCCGGCGGGCCTGGGGCCGGTGTCGGCGGATTCGGCCTTCGACACCGCCGTGAGCTTCGTCTCCAACACCAACTGGCAGGGCTACGCGGGGGAGGCGACGATGAGCCACCTCACGCAGATGCTCGGCCTGGCGGTGCAGAACTTCCTGTCGGCGGCCACCGGCATCGCGGTCGCCTTCGCGCTGGCCCGGGGCTTCGCCGCGCGCGGCGCCGGCAAGGGCACCGGGACCGAGGCCGGGGGCGGCGACGCGGCGCCGCGCGGCGCCATCGGCAACTTCTGGGTCGACGTCACGCGCATCACGCTCTGGCTGCTGCTGCCGCTGGCCTTCGTGTTCGCGCTGTTCCTGGCCGGCCAGGGCGTGGTCCAGAACTTCGACGCGCCGCGCGCGGCGACCCCGCTGGCGGCCACCGCGACGGCCACCGGCACGTTCGCGACGCAGGCCATCGCCATGGGGCCGGTGGCCTCGCAGGAGGCGATCAAGGTGCTGGGCACCAACGGCGGCGGCTTCTTCAACGCCAACTCGGCCCATCCCTTCGAGAACCCGACGGCGCTGACCAACTTCGCGCAGATGCTGGCGATGTTCCTGATCCCGACCGCCCTGTGCTTCGCGTTCGGCCGGGTGGTGGGCGACCGGCGCCAGGGCTGGGCGCTGCTGGCGGCCATGACGGTGCTGTTCGTCGCCGCCGTGGCGGTCATCGTGCCGGCCGAGCAGGCGGGCAATCCGCTGCTGACGCCCCTGGGCGTGGACCAGGCGGCGGGCGCGCTGCAGGCCGGCGGCAACATGGAAGGCAAGGAGACGCGCTTCGGCATCGCGGGCACGGCGCTGTTCGCGACCGTGACGACGGCGGCCTCCGTGGGCGCGGTCAACGGCATGCACGACGCCTTCACGCCGCTGGGCGGCATGGTGCCGATGGTGCTGATGCAGCTGGGGGAGGTGGTCTTCGGCGGCGTCGGCAGCGGGCTCTACGGCATGCTGGTCTTCGCCATCCTGGCGGTCTTCATCGCCGGCCTGATGATCGGCCGCACGCCGGAGTACCTCGGCAAGAAGATCGAGGTGCACGAGATGAAGCTGACCTCCGTGGCCATCCTGGTCACGCCGATGCTGGTGCTCGCGGGCACCGCGCTCGCGGTGAGCCTGGGGGCGGGCCGCGCGGGCATCGCCAATCCGGGGCCGCACGGGTTCTCGGAAATCCTCTACGCGCTGACCTCGGCGGCCAACAACAACGGCAGCGCGTTCGCCGGGCTCTCGGCCAACACGCCGTTCTACAACGCGCTGCTGGCGGTGGCGATGTGGCTGGGCCGCTTCGGGATGATCGTGCCGGTGCTGGCCATCGCGGGGGCGCTGGCGGCCAAGCCGCGCCTGCCCGCCACGGCCGGCACCATGCCCACGCACGGGCCGCTGTTCGTCGCGCTGCTGGTGGGCACGGTGGTGCTGGTGGGCCTGCTGAACTACGTGCCGGCGCTCGCCCTCGGCCCGGTCGTCGAACAACTCATGGCATCGCGCCACTGA
- the kdpF gene encoding K(+)-transporting ATPase subunit F: MIAMDVLYGVGGLVALLLFAYLVVALIRAEAF; the protein is encoded by the coding sequence ATGATCGCCATGGACGTGCTCTACGGCGTCGGCGGCCTGGTCGCCCTGCTGCTGTTCGCCTACCTGGTCGTCGCGCTGATCCGCGCGGAGGCGTTCTGA
- a CDS encoding alpha/beta hydrolase, giving the protein MPRLYRDFQTQEQIDAQYDPALPVADRAAEIRHYAERSAHARATLACRTGVPYGPTRAETLDIFPADRPDAPVFVFIHGGYWRALSAADFGCVALGLQRRGITVVVPDYALCPTVTLDEIVRQARAACAWVLRHIGAHGGDPARVAVGGSSAGGHLAAMCLQTEWARDYGLPADPFAGAVLASGLYDLAPLRFSYLQPKIQLTEEIVRRCSPALLAMRACPTPVLVTWGGREQAEFARQSLAWRDAWRAAGNRVELLDQPDAQHFSAIHGFEDPDSALCDWLARALSADGPGASA; this is encoded by the coding sequence ATGCCCCGCCTCTACCGCGACTTCCAGACCCAGGAACAGATCGACGCCCAGTACGACCCCGCCCTGCCGGTGGCCGACCGGGCGGCGGAGATCCGCCACTATGCCGAGCGCAGCGCGCACGCCCGCGCGACGCTGGCCTGCCGCACGGGCGTGCCCTACGGCCCGACGCGCGCCGAGACGCTGGACATCTTCCCGGCCGACCGGCCGGACGCGCCGGTGTTCGTCTTCATCCACGGCGGCTACTGGCGCGCGCTGTCGGCGGCGGATTTCGGCTGCGTCGCGCTGGGCCTGCAGCGGCGCGGCATCACGGTGGTGGTGCCCGACTACGCGCTGTGCCCCACGGTCACGCTCGACGAGATCGTGCGCCAGGCGCGCGCGGCCTGCGCCTGGGTGCTGCGCCACATCGGCGCGCACGGCGGCGACCCGGCGCGGGTGGCGGTGGGCGGCAGTTCGGCCGGCGGCCACCTCGCGGCGATGTGCCTGCAGACCGAGTGGGCGCGCGACTACGGCCTGCCGGCCGACCCGTTCGCCGGCGCGGTGCTCGCCAGCGGGCTGTACGACCTCGCGCCGCTGCGCTTCAGCTACCTGCAGCCCAAGATCCAGCTGACCGAGGAGATCGTGCGGCGCTGCTCGCCGGCCCTGCTGGCGATGCGCGCGTGCCCCACGCCCGTGCTCGTGACCTGGGGCGGCCGGGAGCAGGCCGAGTTCGCGCGCCAGTCGCTCGCCTGGCGCGACGCGTGGCGGGCGGCGGGCAACCGGGTCGAGCTGCTCGACCAGCCCGACGCGCAGCACTTCTCGGCCATCCACGGCTTCGAGGACCCGGACAGCGCGCTGTGCGACTGGCTGGCGCGCGCGCTGTCGGCGGACGGCCCCGGCGCGAGCGCCTGA